The following nucleotide sequence is from Streptomyces brevispora.
CCCCGGCGGCACCAACAGCCCCGTCCGCCTCCTGGCACTGGGCACCTTCGGCACCACCGCCTACGCCATCGGCGCCATCACCTACGACCTCGGCGGCGTCGTCAACCTCGAACCCGGCGCCTGGGTCAGCGGCATCGGCTCACTCATCGCCGTCATCGCCGCACACGGACTCCCCACCGACCAGCCCCTCCACGACACCGGAACCACCACCACCGGCTGGCAACGCTTCCGCAACGGCCTCACCGCCCCACCGGCCCGCCGCGCCGCGCCCCTCCCCGCCTGGGCCGAAATCCTCACCATCGCCGTAGCCTTCGGCATCGGCCTCTACATCTTCGCCTACGGCGTGGACACCGACTACACCGAACTCTTCATCGGCTTCCTCATCACCGCAGCCTTCGCCTTCACCGCACTGAACCGCGCCGGACTCATCTCCCGCCTCACCGCGCTGACCACGAAGCACCGCAACATCACCCTCACCGCCGCCCTCGTCGCAGCCGTCTGCTTCCCCTTCACACAGCAGAAAGAGGAATACGCGCTCATCGGCGCCAACATCCTCATCTTCGCGACCGTCGCACTCGGCCTCAACGTCGTCGTCGGCCTCGCCGGCCTCCTCGACCTCGGATACGTCGCCTTCCTCGGCGTCGGCGCCTACGCCGCCGCCCTGGTCTCCGGCTCCACCATGTCCGCCATCGGCGTCGAATTCCCCTTCTGGGCCGCCGTCCTCACCGGCGCAGGAGCCTCACTCGTCTTCGGCGTCCTCATCGGCGCCCCCACCCTGCGCCTACGCGGCGACTACCTCGCCATCGTCACCCTCGGCTTCGGTGAAATCTTCCGCCTCACCGTGAACAACCTCAACGGCAACAGCGGACCCGACCTCACCAACGGCTCCCAGGGCATCCCGAGCATCCCCGACCTCAACCTCTTCGGAATCGACTTCGGGCTCAAGCACGACATCGGCGGCTTCACCCTCGGCAGGTCGGCCAACTACTACCTGCTCATGCTCGTCTTCACCGCCGTCGTCGTCCTCGTCTTCCGCCGCTCCGGCGAATCCCGCATCGGACGCGCCTGGGTCGCCATCCGCGAGGACGAAACCGCGGCCACCGCCATGGGCATCAACGCCTTCCGGCTCAAACTGCTCGCCTTCGCCCTCGGCGCCACCCTCGCCGGACTCGCCGGAACCGTACAGTCACACGTCAACTACACCGTGACACCCGAGCAGTACCAGTTCGCCGGCTCCGTACCCCCGAACTCCGCCTTCCTCCTCGCCGCCGTCATCCTCGGCGGCATGGGAACCCTCAGCGGGCCCCTCGTCGGCGCGGCACTGCTCTACCTCATCCCGGCCAAGCTCCAGTTCATGCAGGACTACCAGCTCTTCCTCTTCGGCGTCGCACTCATCCTCCTGATGCGCCTGCGTCCCGAAGGACTGGTCGCCGACCGCCGGAAGCAGCTCGAATTCCACGAGACCGACCAGCTCGACGTACCGGAACCCCGCAAGTCCGACGACGTCGACGCGGGCATCGCCAAGGCGGGGGCGTGACCACCATGACCACCACCACCGAAACCGGCACCCCCGTGCTCGACGCCAGCGGCGTCACCATGCGGTTCGGCGGCCTCACCGCCGTCCACGACGTCAACCTCACCGTCAACGCAGGCGAAATCGTCGGCCTCATCGGCCCCAACGGCGCCGGCAAGACCACCTTCTTCAACTGCCTCACCGGCCTCTACGTCCCCACCGAGGGCAAGGTCAGCTACAAGGGCACCGTCCTGCCACCCAAGCCCCACCTCGTCACCCAGGCAGGCATCGCCCGCACCTTCCAGAACATCCGGCTCTTCGCCAACATGACCGTCCTGGAAAACGTCCTCGTCGGACGCCACACCAGGACCAAGGAAGGCCTCTGGTCCGCCCTCCTGCGCCTCCCCGCCTTCACCAGGGCCGAACGCGCCAGCCGCGAACGCGCCATGGAACTCCTGGAGTTCATCGGGCTCCAGGACAAGGCGGACCACCTCGCGCGCAACCTCCCCTACGGAGACCAGCGCAAGCTGGAAATCGCCCGCGCACTCGCCAGCGACCCCGGACTCCTCCTCCTGGACGAGCCCACCGCCGGCATGAACCCGCAGGAAACCCGCGTCACCGAAGAACTCATCTTCGCCATCCGGGACCAAGGCATCGCCGTACTCGTCATCGAGCACGACATGCGCTTCATCTTCAACCTCTGCGACCGCGTCGCCGTACTCGTCCAGGGCGAGAAGCTCGTCGAAGGCACCTCCGACATCGTCCAGAGCGACGAACGCGTCGTCGCCGCCTACCTCGGCACCCCCTTCGAAGGCGCCCCGGGCGCCGAAGAACTCGCCGAGGTCGAAGCCGCCGAGGCCATCGCCACCAAAACCGCCGCGCGCACCACCGACGCGGCCGACACCGACACCCCTGCCGCCACCGCCACCGAGGAGGAGGACACCCGATGACCGCACTGCTAGAGGTCGAGGACCTCCGCGTCGCCTACGGCAAGATCGAAGCCGTCAAAGGCATCTCCTTCAGCGTCGAAGCCGGCCAGGTCGTCACCCTGATCGGCACCAACGGTGCGGGCAAGACCACCACCCTGCGCACCCTCTCCGGACTGCTCAAGCCGCTCGCCGGCCGCATCCTCTTCGAGGGCAAGCCACTGACGGGCATCCCCGCCCACAAGATCGTCGCCCTGGGGCTCGCCCACTCCCCCGAGGGCCGCCACATCTTCCCCCGGCTGACGATCACCGAGAACCTCCAGCTCGGCGCCTACCTCCGCAGCGACAAGGCCGGCATCGAGAAGGACATCCAGCGCGCCTACGACCTCTTCCCCATCCTCGGGGAACGCCGGAAGCAAGCCGCCGGCACCCTCTCGGGCGGCGAGCAGCAAATGCTCGCCATGGGCAGGGCCCTGATGTGCCAGCCCAAGCTCCTGATGCTCGACGAACCCTCCATGGGCCTCTCCCCGATCATGATGCAGAAGATCATGGAGACCATCGTCGAACTCAAGGCCCAGGGCACCACGATCCTGCTCGTCGAGCAGAACGCCCAGGCCGCGCTCTCCCTGGCCGACCGCGGCCACGTCATGGAGGTCGGCAAGATCGTCCTCTCCGGCACCGGCGCGGACCTCCTCCACGACGAATCGGTCCGCAAGGCCTACCTCGGCGAGGACTGAGCCCGTACGGAGAAGGCCCGCGCCCCGGACATCCGGGACGCGGGCCTTCTCCGTACACGCACAAGCGGTTACGCCCGCTCCGCCGCCTGCTTCTTCTCCTCGGCGTCCTCGATCAACGCCTCGGCGAGCTGCTGCATCGACAGCCGACGGTCCATCGACGTCTTCTGGATCCAGCGGAACGCGGCCGGCTCGGACAGCCCGTAGTCCGTCTGCAGAATGCTCTTCGCCCGGTCCACCAGCTTCCGCGTCTCCAGCCGCTGCGACAGGTCCGCGACCTCGCCCTCCAGCGCCTTCAGCTCCGCGAACCGCGACACCGCCATCTCGATGGCCGGCACCACGTCGCTCTTGCTGAACGGCTTCACCAGGTACGCCATCGCCCCGGCGTCCCGGGCCCGCTCCACGAGGTCGCGCTGCGAGAACGCGGTGAGCATCAGGACGGGCGCGATGGACTCCTCGGCGATCTTCTCGGCGGCGGAGATCCCGTCGAGGACCGGCATCTTCACATCGAGAATGACCAGGTCCGGCTTGTGCTCCCGGGCCAGCTCGACCGCCTGCTGCCCGTCCCCGGCCTCACCGACGACCGAGTACCCCTCTTCCTCCAGCATCTCTTTGAGGTCGAGGCGAATGAGCGCCTCGTCCTCGGCGATGACGACGCGGGTCGTCAGCGGCGGGACGTGCGACTTGTCGTCGTCGGCGACGGGCTGGGGCGACTCGGGGGTGGTCACGGGGCTCCTCGTTCAGGGCATACGGCTCTCCATGAGCCTACCTACCTACGGTATGGTGTCACTACGCAGGGCGCTCGTAGCCCTTCCTTTCTAAGGCCCCAGTACTCCAACTGGTTAGAGAGGCGGCTCTCAAACAGCCGACAGTGTGGGTTCGAATCCCACTTGGGGCACTTTTCCTTCGGTTCCAAGGTCGCAGGGGAATGACGCAGATTCACATGATCGTGTGACTGCGATGCCGTTTTCATCTCCCTGAGCGACGATTCACGCAAGCTCGGTCACGTGTACGACCTCGACACGCGTAAACGCGCGCTGGCCCTGCTCGGTCAAGGCTTCAGCCAGAACTCCGTCAGTAAGCAGACCGGCATCTCCCGAGCCGCCATCCGCTCCTGGCTCAAGCGGATAGAGCCCCTCGCGTACAACCGCGGCGCCGAATGCCCTCGATGCGGTGATACGCCAAGGCCCCCGGACGACCCCGCCGCATACGCCTACCTGCTCGGCCTCTACCTCGGCGACGGCTGCATCAGTTCGAACAGGCGAGGCGTGTACTCCCTGCGCATCGCATGTGCCGACGCGTGGCCGGGCCTCATCGAAGCTTGCGTCAATGCCGTTCAGACCGTGCGGCCGGCCAACAAGGTATGCAGGGTGACGAGTCCGGGCTGCCAGTACGTCACATGCTTCAGCAAACACTGGCCCTGTCTCTTCCCTCAGCACGGGCCCGGCAAGAAGCACCACCGCAGCATCGCGCTCGAACCCTGGCAGCAGAAGATCGTCGACGCCCACCCGTGGGAGCTGATCCGCGGCCTCAACCACTCAGACGGCTGCCGGATCATCAACTGGACCACGCGTCTCGTCGGTGGCGAGCGCGGACGGTACGAGTACCCTCGCTACTTCTTCACCAACCTGTCGGCCGACATCCTGGGGCTCTTCACCAGCACTCTCGACCAGCTGTGTGTCGAGTGGAAGCGCACGAACGGGAAGAACATCTCCGTAGCCCGACGGGCGTCCGTCGCCCTCATGGACGCTCACGTCGGGCCGAAGTACTGACGACCGCTACTTCGGGCTGTCGTCCTCGCCGATGTGGTGCACCCGCACCAGGTTCGTCGAGCCGGCGAGGCCGGGCGGGGAGCCGGCGGTGATGACCACGACGTCGCCCTTCCGGCAGCGGCCGATCTTCAGCAGTTCCTCGTCGACCTGCGCCACCATCGCGTCCGTCGACTCCACGTGCGGGCCCAGGAACGTCTCGACACCCCAGGTGAGGTTCAGCTGGGAGCGGGTGGCCGGGTCCGGGGTGAAGGCCAGGAGCGGGATGGGTGAGCGGTAGCGGGAGAGGCGCTTGGCCGTGTCGCCGCTCTGCGTGAAGGCCACCAGGAACTTCGCGCCGAGGAAGTCGCCCATCTCGGCTGCGGCGCGGGCGACCGCGCCGCCCTGGGTGCGGGGCTTGTTGCGGTCGGTGAGCGGCGGGAGGCCCTTGGCGAGGATGTCCTCCTCGGCGGCTTCGACGATGCGGGACATCGTGCGGACCGTCTCGATGGGGTGCTTCCCGACGCTGGTCTCACCGGAGAGCATGACCGCGTCCGTGCCGTCGATGACGGCGTTGGCGACGTCGGAGGCCTCGGCGCGGGTGGGGCGGGAGTTGTCGATCATCGAGTCGAGCATCTGGGTGGCGACGATGACCGGCTTGGCGTTGCGCCTGGCGAGATTGATGGCGCGCTTCTGGACGATCGGTACTTGTTCCAGGGGCATTTCGACGCCGAGGTCGCCCCGGGCGACCATGATGCCGTCGAAGGCGGCGACGATGTCGTCGATGTTCTCGACGGCCTGGGGTTTCTCGATCTTGGCGATGACGGGGAGTTGGCGGCCTTCCTCGTTCATGATGCGGCGGACGGGTTCGATGTCGCGTCCGCTGCGCACGAAGGAGAGGGCGATGACGTCGGCGCCGGTGCGCAGGGCCCAGCGGAGGTCGTCGATGTCTTTTTCGGAGAGGGCGGGGACGGAGACTGCGACGCCGGGGAGGTTGAGTCCCTTGTGGTCGGAGACCATGCCGCCTTCGATGACGGTGGCGTGGACGCGGGGACCGTCGATGTGGGTGACTTCGAGGGTGACGCGGCCGTCGTCGATGAGGATGTGTTCGCCGGGGGTGACGTCGGTGTTGAGGCCTTGGTAGGTGGTGCCGCAGGTGTGGCGGTCGCCTTCCATGGGTTCGACGGTGATGGTGAAGGGGTCGCCGCGTTCAAGGAGTACGGGTCCTTCACGGAAGCGTCCGAGGCGAATCTTCGGGCCTTGAAGGTCGGCGAGGATTCCGACGCTGCGTCCGGATTCGTCGGACGCCTTGCGTACTCGGTGGTAGCGCTCTTCGTGTTCGGCGTAGGTGCCGTGGCTGAGGTTGAGGCGGGCCATGTCCATACCCGCTTCGACCAGGGCCTTGATCTGGTCATATGTGTCGGTGGCGGGTCCTAGGGTGCAAACGATTTTTGCTCGGCGCATGGTTTGAGCCTAGACCTTACCTACGGGTAGTTAATTGGCTCTGGATGTCCGCTCAACAACCTTTGGGTGAAGGGTTTTTGACAAGTGTTGAATTGTGCGGCGGGGTGCTCTGATGAGCATTTCGGTTAGAGGGTTGGCGGGGTCATGGTGAAGCGGGCGTTCACCTGGGCGTGGACGGTCTGGCGTTGTGGTTCGAGGTCGAGTGCGAGAGCGGGTTCGGCTGCCGGGCCGCCGAATCCGCGGGCGTGGGCGTGGCCGCCGGCGGCGGTGGGCATGGCGGGGGTTGCGTTTTCGGCGCCGAGGTCGGCGAGTTCGACGAGGGCGGCGAGTCGGGCGCCGACGGCGTCGGCGTATTCGCGGGCGCGTTGGACGGCTTCGCGTACGGCTTGGCGGCGGGCTTCGCCGTGGGCGGGTGAGTCGGGGCGCAGGGCCCACCAGGGGCCGTCGATGCGGGTCATGTCGAGGTCGGCGACGCGGGTGGTGAATTCGCCGAGTGCGGTGAAGTCGTTGAGTACGGCGGTGATGTGGACGTGGCCGTGGTAGGCGCGGATTTTTTCGTCGCGGCCGCTTCGGGTGAGTTCGGGAGTGACGGAGAGGGTGCCGGTTTCGAGTTTTTCGATGGCTTGTCCGTAGGTGTGTGCGAGTTCGAGGACGGTGGTGTTGCGTCGGGTGAGGTCGTTGAGGGTGGTGCGGCGGTCTTTTCCGCGGGCACTGACGGTGATGCCGACGCGGGCGGTTTCGGGGTCGAATTCGAGGTGGGCCTCGCCGCGGACGGCGAGGCGGGGGTGGTCGGGGGTGCCGTAGGGGTACGGGGTCTGGGTCATGGGTTCACTGTGGCACTCGGGTGCGTCAGCTGGTGGTCATCGAAACGAAACCTGCGAGGGGTGTTGCCGGGTGCCGTGCGTGGGTGATTATCTACGCGCGTTGTCCACGCGTGCACGGGGTCTACGCGCGTTGTGTACGGAGAGAACTGAGATGTGGGAGACAAGATGCCGCTGAACCGAAGGACGTTCCTGGGCACATCGGCCGCGGCCGGTGCGGGTGTCGCGATCGCGGGCGGTGCCGCGGTTCCGGCCGAGGCGCATGGGCGCGGGCATGAGCACGGCCATGGGCGTCCGCAGAAGCGGTACTCGTTCACCGTGATGGGTACGACCGATTTGCACGGAAATGTCTTTAACTGGGACTACTTCACGGACAAGGAGTTCGACGACAAGGATCACAACGACATCGGTCTGGCGAAGATCTCGACGCTGGTGGAGAAGGTGCGTCGGGAGAAGGGCCGTCAGAACACCCTGATGATCGATGCGGGTGACACGATCCAGGGCACGCAGTTGTCGTACTACTACGCGAAGATCGATCCGATCACGGCGAAGCGTGGTCCGGTGCACCCGATGGCGCAGGCGATGAACACGATCGGCTATGACGCCGCCGCGCTGGGCAACCACGAGTTCAACTACGGCATTCCGGTGCTGCGCAAGTTCGAGGAGCAGTGCGACTTCCCGCTGCTGGGTGCGAACGCGCTGGACGCGAAGACGCTGAAGCCGGCGTTCGCACCGTATGTGATCAAGAAGCTGCGTACGCCGCACGGCCGGGATGTGAGGGTGGCGATCCTGGGGCTGACGAATCCGGGTATCGCGATCTGGGACAAGGCGAATGTCGCCGGGAAGATGGTGTTCCCGGGGCTGGAGGAGCAGGCGGCGAAGTTCGTGCCGCGGCTGCGTTCGATGGGCGCGGATGTGGTGATCGTGTCGGCGCACTCGGGGAACAGTGGGACGTCGTCGTACGGTGACCAGATTCCGTACGTGGAGAATGCCGCGGGTCTGGTGGCGGAGCAGGTGCCGGGTATCGATGCGATTCTGGTGGGTCATGCGCATCTGGAGATCCCCGAGTATTTCGTGGAGAACAAGAAGACCGGTAAGAAGGTGGTGCTCTCCGAGCCGCTGAAGTGGGGGCAGCGGCTGACGCTGTTCGACTTCGACCTGGTGTGGGAGAAGGGCCGCTGGGTGGTCGAGAAGGCGGGTTCGCAGGTGTTGAACTCCAACACGGTGGCGGAGGACCCGAGGATCACGCGGATGCTGGCGGACGAGCACAAGAAGGTTGTGGCGTACGTCAATCAGGTGATCGGCACGTCGACGGCGGCGATGACGACGGCCGAGGCGGCTTGGAAGGACGAGCCGATCATCGATCTGATCAACGTCGTCCAGGCGGAGACGGTGGCGGCGGCGTTGGCGGGTGGCGAGTATGCGGCGCTGCCGGTGCTGTCGCAGGCGTCGTGCTTCTCGCGTACGGCGCAGATTCCGGCCGGGAATGTGACGATCAAGGATGCGGCGGGTCTTTATCCGTTCGAGAACACGCTTGAGGCGCGGTTGTTGACGGGTGCGCAGATCAAGGACTATCTGGAGTTCTCGGCGCGGTACTACGTGCAGACGGCGCCGGGCGCTCCGGTGGATCCGGCGAAGCTGACGAACGCGAACAACACTCCGGATTACAACTATGACGCGGTGTCGGGTCTGACGTATGACATCGATATTGCGAAGCCGAATGGTTCGCGGATCGTTGGTCTTTCGTTCGAGGGCAAGGCGATTGATCCGGCTGCGCAGTTCGTGCTGGCGGTGAACAATTACCGGGCGAGCGGTGGGGGCAACTTCCCGCATGTTCCGGGTGCGAAGCAGTTGTGGGCGAATTCGGAGGAGATCCGGAACACGATCATTTCCTGGGTGCAGGCGAAGGGTTCCGTGGATGGTGCGCAGTTCGCTTCGGTGGACTGGCGGCTGACGCGGGACGGTACGCCGGTGTTCTAGGTCTGTGGTGGGGCGGCCGTCTCCTTTCCTTTTGGGTGGGGCGGCCGCTTTTCTGTGTGCCGGTGTGGGGGCGGGGGTGTCAGTTGCTCTGGACGAGGGGGGTGAGGGTGGGGGCTTGGGCGGGGACGTTCGGGGTGTGGGGGGTGAGGCCGAAGGTGGTGAAGGCGGTGCGTTGTGGGAGGTGGTAGGGGGTGGTGCCGGTGAGGTTGTTGAGGATGGTGGCGCTGCGCCAGGCGGCGAGTCCGAGGTCGGGGGCGCCGACGCCGTGGGTATGGCGTTCGGCGTTCTGTACGTAGATGTTGCCGGTGATGGTGGGGTCGAGGTCGAGGCGGAATTGGTCGTCGATGCGGGGGCGGCCGGAGTTGTCGCGGCGCAGGTGGGTGTGGAGGCCGTCGAGCATGTGGTCGAGGGGGCGTTCGCGGTAGCCGGTGGCGAGGACCACGGCGTCGGTGGTGAGGCGGGAGCGGGTGGCTTGTTGGGTGTGTTCGAGGTGGAGTTCGACGCGGGTGGTGGCGACGCGGCCTGCGGTGCGTACGCAGACGCCGGGGGTGAGGGTGGCGTCGGGCCAGCCGCCGTGGAGGGTGCGGCGGTAGAGCTCTTCGTGGATGGCGGTGATGGTGTCGTGGTCGATGCCTT
It contains:
- a CDS encoding ABC transporter ATP-binding protein translates to MTALLEVEDLRVAYGKIEAVKGISFSVEAGQVVTLIGTNGAGKTTTLRTLSGLLKPLAGRILFEGKPLTGIPAHKIVALGLAHSPEGRHIFPRLTITENLQLGAYLRSDKAGIEKDIQRAYDLFPILGERRKQAAGTLSGGEQQMLAMGRALMCQPKLLMLDEPSMGLSPIMMQKIMETIVELKAQGTTILLVEQNAQAALSLADRGHVMEVGKIVLSGTGADLLHDESVRKAYLGED
- a CDS encoding ANTAR domain-containing response regulator, translating into MTTPESPQPVADDDKSHVPPLTTRVVIAEDEALIRLDLKEMLEEEGYSVVGEAGDGQQAVELAREHKPDLVILDVKMPVLDGISAAEKIAEESIAPVLMLTAFSQRDLVERARDAGAMAYLVKPFSKSDVVPAIEMAVSRFAELKALEGEVADLSQRLETRKLVDRAKSILQTDYGLSEPAAFRWIQKTSMDRRLSMQQLAEALIEDAEEKKQAAERA
- a CDS encoding branched-chain amino acid ABC transporter permease — its product is MTTNHTTTPPATALIPMPAPAARIATTAGAAVALAGTFLAWTWTDQFPGNLTVTGYPGGLQVLTLISAALTLVLTLSGYGIRGLRWLTPGGTNSPVRLLALGTFGTTAYAIGAITYDLGGVVNLEPGAWVSGIGSLIAVIAAHGLPTDQPLHDTGTTTTGWQRFRNGLTAPPARRAAPLPAWAEILTIAVAFGIGLYIFAYGVDTDYTELFIGFLITAAFAFTALNRAGLISRLTALTTKHRNITLTAALVAAVCFPFTQQKEEYALIGANILIFATVALGLNVVVGLAGLLDLGYVAFLGVGAYAAALVSGSTMSAIGVEFPFWAAVLTGAGASLVFGVLIGAPTLRLRGDYLAIVTLGFGEIFRLTVNNLNGNSGPDLTNGSQGIPSIPDLNLFGIDFGLKHDIGGFTLGRSANYYLLMLVFTAVVVLVFRRSGESRIGRAWVAIREDETAATAMGINAFRLKLLAFALGATLAGLAGTVQSHVNYTVTPEQYQFAGSVPPNSAFLLAAVILGGMGTLSGPLVGAALLYLIPAKLQFMQDYQLFLFGVALILLMRLRPEGLVADRRKQLEFHETDQLDVPEPRKSDDVDAGIAKAGA
- a CDS encoding SIMPL domain-containing protein — protein: MTQTPYPYGTPDHPRLAVRGEAHLEFDPETARVGITVSARGKDRRTTLNDLTRRNTTVLELAHTYGQAIEKLETGTLSVTPELTRSGRDEKIRAYHGHVHITAVLNDFTALGEFTTRVADLDMTRIDGPWWALRPDSPAHGEARRQAVREAVQRAREYADAVGARLAALVELADLGAENATPAMPTAAGGHAHARGFGGPAAEPALALDLEPQRQTVHAQVNARFTMTPPTL
- a CDS encoding ABC transporter ATP-binding protein, which gives rise to MTTTTETGTPVLDASGVTMRFGGLTAVHDVNLTVNAGEIVGLIGPNGAGKTTFFNCLTGLYVPTEGKVSYKGTVLPPKPHLVTQAGIARTFQNIRLFANMTVLENVLVGRHTRTKEGLWSALLRLPAFTRAERASRERAMELLEFIGLQDKADHLARNLPYGDQRKLEIARALASDPGLLLLDEPTAGMNPQETRVTEELIFAIRDQGIAVLVIEHDMRFIFNLCDRVAVLVQGEKLVEGTSDIVQSDERVVAAYLGTPFEGAPGAEELAEVEAAEAIATKTAARTTDAADTDTPAATATEEEDTR
- a CDS encoding bifunctional metallophosphatase/5'-nucleotidase translates to MPLNRRTFLGTSAAAGAGVAIAGGAAVPAEAHGRGHEHGHGRPQKRYSFTVMGTTDLHGNVFNWDYFTDKEFDDKDHNDIGLAKISTLVEKVRREKGRQNTLMIDAGDTIQGTQLSYYYAKIDPITAKRGPVHPMAQAMNTIGYDAAALGNHEFNYGIPVLRKFEEQCDFPLLGANALDAKTLKPAFAPYVIKKLRTPHGRDVRVAILGLTNPGIAIWDKANVAGKMVFPGLEEQAAKFVPRLRSMGADVVIVSAHSGNSGTSSYGDQIPYVENAAGLVAEQVPGIDAILVGHAHLEIPEYFVENKKTGKKVVLSEPLKWGQRLTLFDFDLVWEKGRWVVEKAGSQVLNSNTVAEDPRITRMLADEHKKVVAYVNQVIGTSTAAMTTAEAAWKDEPIIDLINVVQAETVAAALAGGEYAALPVLSQASCFSRTAQIPAGNVTIKDAAGLYPFENTLEARLLTGAQIKDYLEFSARYYVQTAPGAPVDPAKLTNANNTPDYNYDAVSGLTYDIDIAKPNGSRIVGLSFEGKAIDPAAQFVLAVNNYRASGGGNFPHVPGAKQLWANSEEIRNTIISWVQAKGSVDGAQFASVDWRLTRDGTPVF
- the pyk gene encoding pyruvate kinase; the encoded protein is MRRAKIVCTLGPATDTYDQIKALVEAGMDMARLNLSHGTYAEHEERYHRVRKASDESGRSVGILADLQGPKIRLGRFREGPVLLERGDPFTITVEPMEGDRHTCGTTYQGLNTDVTPGEHILIDDGRVTLEVTHIDGPRVHATVIEGGMVSDHKGLNLPGVAVSVPALSEKDIDDLRWALRTGADVIALSFVRSGRDIEPVRRIMNEEGRQLPVIAKIEKPQAVENIDDIVAAFDGIMVARGDLGVEMPLEQVPIVQKRAINLARRNAKPVIVATQMLDSMIDNSRPTRAEASDVANAVIDGTDAVMLSGETSVGKHPIETVRTMSRIVEAAEEDILAKGLPPLTDRNKPRTQGGAVARAAAEMGDFLGAKFLVAFTQSGDTAKRLSRYRSPIPLLAFTPDPATRSQLNLTWGVETFLGPHVESTDAMVAQVDEELLKIGRCRKGDVVVITAGSPPGLAGSTNLVRVHHIGEDDSPK
- a CDS encoding transcriptional regulator, whose protein sequence is MYDLDTRKRALALLGQGFSQNSVSKQTGISRAAIRSWLKRIEPLAYNRGAECPRCGDTPRPPDDPAAYAYLLGLYLGDGCISSNRRGVYSLRIACADAWPGLIEACVNAVQTVRPANKVCRVTSPGCQYVTCFSKHWPCLFPQHGPGKKHHRSIALEPWQQKIVDAHPWELIRGLNHSDGCRIINWTTRLVGGERGRYEYPRYFFTNLSADILGLFTSTLDQLCVEWKRTNGKNISVARRASVALMDAHVGPKY